Proteins encoded by one window of Dioscorea cayenensis subsp. rotundata cultivar TDr96_F1 chromosome 6, TDr96_F1_v2_PseudoChromosome.rev07_lg8_w22 25.fasta, whole genome shotgun sequence:
- the LOC120263708 gene encoding probable protein kinase At2g41970, producing the protein MLCCGGGEEENFGQPLHPSVPPPSRNAPGNDREPRTSNAVKTGPAQTVLPIEVPAIPLAELNKLTHNFNQKAFVGEGSYGRVYQATLSTGQHAAIKKLDLNASQESDSEFAGQLSLISRLKHEYFVELLGYCLEANNRILIYEFATNGSLHDILHGRKGAQDANPGPILSWNQRVKIAYGAARGLEYLHEKVQPPIVHRDIRSSNVLLFDDFLSKISDFNLTSQSPDAASRLHSSRVLGTFGYHAPEYAMTGQLNQKSDVYSFGVILLELLTGRKPVDHTMPKGQQSLVTWATPRLSEDKVKQCVDPKLNNEYPPKAVAKMAAVAALCVQYEADFRPNMTIVVKALQPLLNSKAGPASAAAAASAVGGGR; encoded by the exons ATGTTGtgttgtggtggtggtgaagAGGAAAACTTTGGCCAACCTCTCCATCCATCAGTTCCTCctccaagtcgaaatgctcccG GGAATGATAGAGAGCCAAGAACATCAAATGCTGTCAAAACTGGACCAGCACAAACAGTATTACCAATTGAAGTTCCGGCAATTCCGTTAGCGGAATTGAACAAGTTAACACACAATTTCAACCAGAAAGCTTTTGTCGGTGAAGGTTCGTATGGCCGGGTTTATCAAGCAACACTTAGCACCGGACAACATGCCGCGATTAAGAAACTCGACCTTAATGCCTCACAAGAATCTGATAGTGAGTTTGCAGGACAG CTCTCATTGATTTCAAGACTCAAACATGAATACTTTGTCGAGTTATTAGGCTATTGTTTGGAGGCGAATAACCGGATTTTAATATACGAATTCGCGACCAATGGTTCACTGCATGATATATTACATG GGAGGAAAGGAGCACAAGACGCGAATCCTGGCCCTATTTTGAGCTGGAATCAAAGAGTGAAAATTGCTTATGGTGCTGCAAGAGGCCTTGAATATCTTCATGAAAAAGTACAACCACCGATCGTCCATCGGGATATTCGATCAAGCAATGTTCTTTTATTCGACGATTTCTTGTCGAAAATATCTGACTTTAATCTGACAAGCCAGTCACCCGACGCAGCTTCCCGTCTTCATTCTAGCCGTGTTTTAGGCACTTTCGGTTATCATGCACCAGA GTATGCAATGACTGGACAATTGAACCAGAAAAGTGATGTGTATAGCTTTGGAGTTATACTTCTTGAATTATTAACAGGAAGAAAGCCAGTAGATCATACAATGCCTAAAGGACAACAAAGTCTTGTCACTTGG GCAACACCAAGATTAAGTGAAGATAAAGTTAAGCAATGTGTTGAtccaaaattaaacaatgaatacCCACCAAAAGCAGTTgcaaag ATGGCAGCAGTAGCAGCATTATGTGTTCAATACGAAGCCGATTTCCGACCGAACATGACGATCGTCGTCAAGGCTCTGCAACCTCTGCTTAATTCTAAAGCAGgcc CAGCCTCCGCCGCCGCCGCAGCCTCCGCCGTCGGTGGCGGGCGCTGA
- the LOC120262858 gene encoding transmembrane 9 superfamily member 4-like gives MEFREEEEEEEAGCHGGGFFGSHRPLPPHHHRPLRPWYNAGDVIPFYAYKIGPFHNPVEKHRCFNLSFWSSPQTLQLRRKRLLGKCLKVVILLLLHIRLSSLLILNHMRLKGEEVTKFRDAVKT, from the exons ATGGAgtttagagaagaagaagaagaagaagaagccggCTGCCATGGCGGCGGCTTCTTTGGCTCTCACCGTCCTCTTCCTCCTCATCACCACCGCCCCCTCCGACCATGGTATAACGCCGGCGACGTTATCCCCTTCTATGCCTACAAAATTGGCCCTTTTCACAACCCAGT AGAAAAGCACAGATGCTTCAATCTTTCATTTTGGTCCTCACCTCAG ACGTTGCAATTGAGGAGAAAGAGACTCTTGGGCAAGTGCTTGAAGGTGGTGATCTTGTTGTTGCTCCATATAAGATTGAGTTCCTTGTTGATCTTGAATcacatgaggttgaagggagaGGAGGTGACCAAGTTTAGGGATGCAGTTAAGACTTGA
- the LOC120263575 gene encoding transmembrane 9 superfamily member 4-like isoform X3, translating to MVAASLTLILILVITTVSTGRHYKDGDPVLVYVNKISPFSDPIESYRYFDLPFCSSGIASKEKETLSQVLDGGRLVVGPFKLNFGVDLASNISETLCKKRMKRDDLAKFRNAIEKAYLFEMYLDDLPFWGFIGYKDQIGSSSSKFILFNNLNFVISYDTDHRICSVNLASSGFVDISEDKEMEVEFLYSVKWKETSIPFERRMDVYISLDTQSNWFLTKSSSYLVIVVAGLLASMLIWLLHNDLAKYAINDDLITDQEETGWKNIHGDVFRYPRHKSLLAASLGSGTRLLFVFVLLLIIGFLGVFPPFNQGNFATALIVIYTIASFLAGYTSTSFYCQLEGANWVKNLILTECLFSGPLFLMFCFLNTIASMHSANAAMLSFACTRWNSR from the exons ATGGTGGCTGCTTCATTGACTCTGATCCTCATCCTTGTGATCACCACCGTCTCCACCGGCCGTCACTACAAAGATGGCGATCCAGTCCTTGTCTATGTCAACAAGATTAGCCCCTTCTCCGAccctat AGAAAGCTACAGATACTTTGATCTTCCATTCTGTTCTTCAG GGATTGCAAGTAAAGAGAAGGAAACACTTAGTCAAGTGCTTGATGGTGGTCGTCTTGTTGTCGGTCCATTTAAGCTAAACTTCGGTGTTGATCTTGCTAGTAACATATCTGAAACGTTGTGCAAGAAGAGAATGAAAAGAGATGATCTTGCTAAGTTTAGAAATGCAATAGAAAAAGCATACTTATTTGAAATGTACTTAGATGACCTTCCTTTTTGGGGATTCATTGGATATAAAGATCAAATCGGTTCTTCTAGTTCCAAGTTCATACTTTTCAATAacttgaattttgtgatttcttATGACACCGATCATCGTATTTGCTCTGTCAACTTGGCTTCAAGTGGATTTGTAGACATATCTGAGGACAAAGAGATGGAGGTGGAGTTCTTGTACTCTGTCAAGTGGAAGGAGACGAGCATTCCATTTGAGAGAAGAATGGATGTATATATTTCTCTGGACACTCAGTCAAACTGGTTCTTAACTAAGAGCTCAAGCTACTTGGTTATTGTTGTTGCTGGATTACTTGCCTCAATGCTGATATGGTTGCTGCACAATGACTTAGCAAA GTATGCTATCAATGACGACTTGATTACCGATCAAGAGGAGACTGGATGGAAGAACATTCACGGAGATGTTTTCAGATACCCGAGACATAAATCACTGCTTGCTGCTTCACTTGGATCGGGGACTCGGCTATTGTTTGT ATTTGTTTTGTTGCTTATTATCGGATTTCTTGGTGTATTCCCACCGTTCAATCAAGGGAATTTTGCGACTGCACTTATAGTCATATACACAATTGCATCTTTCTTGGCTGGCTACACTTCGACTTCTTTTTACTGTCAGCTCGAAGGAGCGAACTGG GTAAAGAATCTGATCCTGACTGAATGTCTGTTTTCCGGTCCTCTATTCCTT